The following proteins are encoded in a genomic region of Chloroflexota bacterium:
- the gcvT gene encoding glycine cleavage system aminomethyltransferase GcvT — translation MVYFAAKRICGRGADHDVTTPALLSKTPLHEAHVRLRAKLVPFAGWEMPVQYGGIIAEHRAVRSAWGIFDVSHMGRVRLWGADAGRLLHRLMTSDVPALAEWRARYGLMCLENGGILDDVVALRQEAGRWYLVCNASNREAVLKHLAGERARLVGHADTSLEDETTATVMIAAQGPMAIEGASAVLGASFGALKRFGGGLFRWKGVPALVTRTGYTGEDGIEIVVAASQGVALWEALLQAGAMPCGLGARDTLRLEAGLPLHGNDISLERNPIEAGLERYVRSDEGFIGARAIHEAQRRGVSQRLAGFRAVQKGVAPRHGHSLFHEGRAVGVVTSGSPSPTLEANIGMGYMTRELAKPGTRLTVDVRGTKVAVEIVPLPFYKRIA, via the coding sequence ATGGTATACTTCGCAGCCAAACGAATCTGCGGCCGTGGGGCAGATCACGACGTGACTACACCTGCGCTCCTTTCGAAGACGCCCCTGCATGAGGCGCATGTGCGTCTTCGGGCCAAGCTGGTGCCCTTTGCCGGGTGGGAGATGCCGGTGCAGTATGGGGGCATCATCGCCGAACACCGGGCGGTGCGAAGCGCGTGGGGCATCTTTGACGTTTCGCACATGGGACGCGTGCGCCTGTGGGGAGCCGATGCCGGAAGGCTACTGCACCGGCTGATGACCTCAGACGTGCCAGCCTTAGCGGAGTGGCGCGCGCGGTACGGGCTGATGTGCCTTGAGAACGGCGGCATCTTGGACGATGTCGTGGCCCTCCGGCAAGAGGCAGGCCGCTGGTACCTGGTCTGCAATGCCTCGAATCGCGAGGCGGTGCTGAAGCACCTGGCCGGCGAGCGGGCGCGACTGGTCGGCCATGCCGATACATCGCTCGAAGATGAGACGACGGCGACGGTGATGATCGCGGCGCAGGGGCCGATGGCGATCGAGGGGGCCTCGGCCGTGCTCGGGGCATCGTTCGGCGCGCTGAAGCGGTTCGGCGGAGGCCTTTTCCGCTGGAAGGGCGTCCCGGCGCTGGTGACGCGCACGGGGTATACGGGCGAGGATGGAATCGAGATCGTTGTCGCCGCTTCGCAGGGAGTCGCGCTGTGGGAGGCGCTGCTGCAGGCGGGGGCGATGCCTTGCGGCCTAGGGGCGCGGGATACCTTGCGCCTGGAGGCGGGCCTGCCGCTCCATGGGAATGACATCAGCCTGGAGAGGAATCCTATCGAGGCTGGGCTTGAGCGATACGTGCGGAGCGACGAGGGATTCATCGGGGCGCGCGCGATCCACGAGGCGCAGAGGCGAGGCGTGAGCCAGCGGCTGGCGGGCTTCCGCGCCGTGCAGAAGGGAGTTGCGCCCCGGCATGGGCATAGCCTCTTTCACGAAGGAAGGGCCGTGGGCGTGGTGACGAGCGGATCGCCTTCGCCGACGCTGGAGGCGAATATCGGGATGGGGTATATGACGCGGGAACTGGCGAAGCCGGGGACGCGGCTGACGGTTGACGTGCGCGGGACGAAGGTGGCGGTGGAGATCGTCCCGCTGCCCTTTTATAAGCGGATAGCCTAA
- the gcvH gene encoding glycine cleavage system protein GcvH, whose amino-acid sequence MNPPELRYSREHEWVRMEKDGTATIGITHYAQEQLGDVVYVDLPEKGKGLSQFTKFGEIESVKAVSDLFAPIGGEIIATNAALKDSPELVNTDPYGQGWMVKVKPRDTGELKSLMDSKAYDLLLQETT is encoded by the coding sequence ATGAACCCACCAGAGCTTCGATACTCGAGAGAGCATGAATGGGTGCGCATGGAGAAAGATGGGACGGCGACCATCGGCATCACGCACTATGCCCAGGAGCAGCTGGGAGACGTGGTCTATGTGGACCTGCCCGAGAAGGGGAAGGGGCTTTCGCAGTTCACGAAGTTCGGAGAAATCGAATCGGTGAAGGCGGTCTCCGACCTCTTTGCGCCCATAGGCGGGGAGATCATCGCGACGAACGCGGCGCTGAAAGATTCGCCGGAGCTTGTGAATACGGACCCCTACGGCCAGGGGTGGATGGTGAAGGTGAAGCCGCGCGATACGGGTGAACTGAAGAGCCTGATGGATTCCAAGGCCTACGACCTGCTCCTCCAAGAGACGACGTGA
- a CDS encoding aminomethyl-transferring glycine dehydrogenase subunit GcvPA: MIPYLPTTERDRRAMLDTIGVERVDALFADIPKEFRDPGLNLPPPLSELELKRELQRLAAKNASGDEWGYFLGGGAYRHFIPGVVWNLVKRSEFLTAYTPYQPEISQGVLQASYEFQTLCCQLLNMEVANVGMYDGATAFAEAALMACRLTKRAKVRALATVSPRYIAVLETYAVPQGVEVEVVETATAAGGPEIACLLAQSPNFSGAMEDLDRLGKATHSHGSLLVVATDPIAMGLFKPPGDYGADIAVAEGQPLGVPMSFGGPYVGIFTCKASHVRQMPGRIVGKTVDGQGKTGYVLTLQTREQHIRRERATSNICTSETLIAIANAVYMAALGKWGMRRVAELCYHKAHYAAAQIAKIPGYAIATEGVFFKEFAVTCPAAPSEINKALRARKIVGGLDISSPGTPNRMLVCVTEVNTKAEIDSLIEGLREAADGR; this comes from the coding sequence GTGATCCCGTACCTACCCACCACGGAGCGCGACCGCAGGGCGATGCTCGACACCATCGGCGTCGAGAGAGTTGACGCGCTCTTCGCCGATATCCCCAAGGAGTTTCGCGATCCCGGGCTGAACCTGCCACCGCCGCTCTCCGAGCTTGAGCTGAAGCGAGAGCTGCAGCGCCTGGCGGCGAAGAATGCCAGCGGCGACGAGTGGGGCTACTTCCTGGGCGGAGGCGCGTACCGCCACTTCATCCCGGGAGTGGTGTGGAACCTGGTGAAGCGGAGCGAGTTCCTGACGGCCTACACGCCCTACCAGCCGGAGATCAGCCAGGGGGTGCTGCAGGCTTCGTACGAGTTCCAGACGCTCTGCTGCCAGCTCCTGAACATGGAAGTGGCGAATGTGGGGATGTACGACGGCGCGACGGCCTTCGCGGAGGCGGCGCTGATGGCCTGCCGCCTGACAAAGCGGGCGAAGGTGCGGGCGCTTGCCACCGTTTCTCCCAGGTATATCGCCGTGCTGGAGACGTATGCGGTGCCGCAGGGCGTGGAGGTTGAGGTGGTGGAGACGGCGACGGCGGCCGGCGGACCTGAGATCGCCTGCCTTCTGGCGCAGAGCCCCAACTTTTCCGGAGCTATGGAGGACCTGGACCGGTTGGGGAAGGCGACGCACAGCCACGGCTCGCTCTTGGTGGTTGCCACAGACCCGATCGCGATGGGCCTGTTCAAGCCGCCAGGGGACTACGGGGCGGACATCGCGGTGGCGGAGGGACAGCCGTTGGGGGTGCCGATGAGCTTTGGGGGGCCGTATGTGGGCATCTTCACGTGCAAAGCTTCGCATGTGCGGCAGATGCCAGGGCGCATCGTGGGGAAGACGGTGGATGGGCAGGGGAAGACCGGGTATGTGCTGACGCTGCAGACGCGGGAGCAACATATCCGCCGGGAGCGGGCCACTTCCAATATCTGCACAAGCGAGACGCTCATCGCCATTGCGAATGCGGTCTACATGGCAGCGCTGGGCAAGTGGGGGATGCGGCGGGTGGCGGAGCTGTGCTACCACAAGGCGCACTACGCGGCGGCGCAGATCGCCAAGATACCCGGCTATGCCATCGCCACGGAGGGCGTCTTTTTCAAAGAGTTCGCCGTCACGTGCCCGGCTGCGCCTTCGGAGATCAACAAGGCGCTCAGGGCGCGGAAGATCGTCGGCGGGCTGGATATCAGCAGTCCCGGGACGCCGAACAGGATGCTGGTCTGTGTCACCGAGGTGAACACGAAGGCAGAAATTGACTCGCTCATCGAAGGTTTGCGGGAGGCGGCGGATGGAAGATAA
- a CDS encoding glycine dehydrogenase subunit 2, translating to MEDKRRLLMDRSQPGRRGTTLPECDVPEAALPERRYLRDDLPMPEVSEPEIVRYFTHLSQLNYGVDTGFYPLGSCTMKYNPKLHEDAASYPGFASIHPLLDGELSQGALQLMHELQQMLAEIAGLHRCSLPPVAGAHGEYAGMQVIRAALRAKGQGHRKTVIIPDSAHGTNPATAAMCGFQVVSVPADGDGNMNLGRLQEALATGDVVALMITLPSTLGLFDRNIVEICRMVHMAGGYVYGDGANFNALLGRVKMGQLGFDVVHMNLHKTFTTPHGGGGPGSGAISVSRELAPFCATPVVTLRNGRYQLETPDKSFGRISTFHGNFGNLVRAYCYIRMLGAAGLREVSGNAVLHANYVQAKLKATYGLAYDRRCMHEVVFSPTHLKRHGVRALDVAKRLIDYGYHPPTMYFPLVVEEALMVEPTETETKETLDAFIEAMEQIAKEAAATPALLHEAPHHAPVGRLDEARAARQPDLRWRGGRKPA from the coding sequence ATGGAAGATAAACGCCGCCTGCTGATGGACCGGAGCCAGCCCGGGCGGAGAGGGACGACGCTGCCGGAGTGCGATGTGCCGGAGGCGGCCTTGCCGGAGAGGCGCTACCTGCGGGACGACCTGCCGATGCCGGAGGTGAGTGAGCCGGAGATCGTCCGTTATTTCACGCACCTTAGCCAGTTGAACTACGGAGTGGACACGGGCTTCTACCCGCTAGGCTCCTGTACGATGAAGTACAACCCGAAGCTGCACGAGGATGCGGCGTCTTACCCCGGTTTTGCCAGCATCCACCCCCTGTTGGATGGGGAGCTTTCCCAAGGCGCGCTCCAGCTGATGCACGAGCTGCAGCAGATGCTGGCGGAGATCGCCGGGCTGCACCGGTGCAGCCTGCCGCCGGTGGCGGGGGCGCACGGGGAGTATGCGGGGATGCAGGTGATCCGCGCTGCACTGCGGGCGAAGGGCCAGGGGCACCGGAAGACGGTAATCATCCCGGATTCGGCGCACGGGACGAACCCGGCGACGGCGGCGATGTGCGGCTTCCAGGTGGTCTCCGTGCCTGCGGACGGCGACGGGAACATGAACCTGGGGAGGCTGCAGGAGGCGCTGGCAACGGGAGACGTGGTGGCGCTGATGATCACGCTGCCCAGCACGCTGGGGCTCTTCGATAGGAATATCGTGGAGATCTGCCGGATGGTGCACATGGCAGGGGGGTATGTGTACGGCGACGGGGCGAACTTCAACGCGCTCCTGGGGCGGGTGAAGATGGGCCAGCTGGGGTTCGACGTGGTGCACATGAACCTGCACAAGACGTTCACGACGCCGCACGGGGGAGGAGGCCCGGGCTCGGGCGCGATCAGCGTGAGCCGTGAGCTTGCGCCCTTCTGCGCGACGCCGGTGGTGACGCTCAGGAACGGGCGCTACCAGCTGGAGACGCCGGACAAGAGCTTTGGGCGCATCTCCACGTTCCACGGGAACTTCGGCAATCTGGTGCGGGCCTATTGCTATATCAGGATGCTGGGGGCGGCAGGCCTGCGCGAGGTGAGCGGGAACGCGGTGCTGCACGCGAACTATGTCCAGGCGAAGCTGAAGGCGACCTACGGCCTGGCCTATGACCGCCGCTGCATGCATGAAGTCGTTTTTTCGCCGACGCACCTGAAGAGGCACGGCGTGCGAGCGCTGGATGTGGCGAAGCGGCTGATTGACTATGGCTACCACCCACCGACGATGTATTTTCCCCTGGTGGTGGAGGAGGCGCTGATGGTGGAGCCGACGGAGACGGAGACGAAGGAGACGCTGGACGCCTTCATCGAGGCGATGGAGCAGATCGCGAAGGAGGCGGCGGCCACGCCTGCGCTGCTGCATGAGGCGCCGCACCATGCGCCGGTGGGACGGCTGGACGAGGCGCGGGCGGCGCGGCAGCCCGACCTGCGGTGGCGCGGCGGCCGGAAGCCTGCATAG
- a CDS encoding mechanosensitive ion channel family protein has product MVPDAIHGHILYEALYAVGVFIASYITGRVVSKVVFPLIRKLTAKSRTNIDDLLLHAFSTPIILFITVQGTFSALQGLSALDQAEDELNKAWLATSVAIAFWLLSRLLQAAITWYGQEVASKTETKWDDQALPIIKRIVSITTLTIGVLFVLQSIGISISPLLAALGIGGLAVALALQPTLSNFISGTYVLSDGSLRPGDYIEVSGGPVGTVQEVGWRITKLLTPQNNIVVIPNAKLADSVITNYNQPLPAINVPTECGVSYESDLARVEQTALEVMLAIRDRMPEADKSFEPRVIFSSFGDSNITFNCVMRATDRPGSFRMKSALIRDLHKRFTAEGIEINYPVRKLMFPQNGTPAPAPRLFTEPPPPPEPGGDDEPKGTYRGRPIKGKVGTYGNRADEDDDGGD; this is encoded by the coding sequence ATGGTGCCTGACGCGATACACGGCCATATCCTGTACGAAGCGCTTTATGCGGTGGGAGTCTTCATCGCCTCCTACATCACAGGGCGGGTCGTTTCCAAGGTTGTTTTTCCGCTCATCCGGAAGCTGACGGCGAAATCGCGCACGAATATAGACGACCTGCTGCTCCACGCCTTCTCGACACCCATCATCCTCTTCATCACGGTGCAGGGGACGTTCAGCGCGCTCCAAGGCCTCTCCGCCCTGGACCAAGCTGAAGACGAACTCAACAAGGCGTGGCTGGCAACATCCGTCGCGATCGCCTTCTGGCTGTTGAGCCGGTTGCTCCAAGCGGCGATCACATGGTACGGGCAGGAGGTGGCCTCCAAGACGGAGACGAAGTGGGACGACCAGGCGCTGCCGATCATCAAGCGCATCGTGAGCATCACAACGCTGACGATAGGCGTCCTCTTTGTCCTTCAGTCCATCGGGATCTCGATCAGCCCGCTGCTGGCGGCTCTGGGCATCGGCGGCTTGGCGGTGGCCCTGGCGCTGCAGCCGACGCTCTCCAACTTCATCTCCGGGACGTATGTCCTTTCGGACGGGTCGCTACGGCCGGGGGACTATATCGAGGTGAGCGGGGGGCCGGTGGGCACGGTGCAGGAGGTGGGCTGGCGCATCACGAAGCTGCTGACGCCGCAGAACAATATCGTGGTCATCCCGAACGCGAAGCTGGCGGACAGTGTCATCACGAACTACAACCAGCCTCTCCCGGCCATCAACGTGCCGACGGAGTGCGGCGTGAGCTATGAGAGCGACCTGGCCCGGGTGGAGCAGACGGCGCTGGAGGTGATGCTGGCCATCCGGGACAGGATGCCCGAGGCAGACAAGAGCTTTGAGCCGCGGGTCATCTTCTCTTCCTTCGGCGATTCCAACATCACGTTCAACTGCGTCATGCGGGCGACGGACAGGCCCGGCTCTTTCCGCATGAAGAGCGCGCTTATCCGGGACCTGCACAAGCGGTTCACGGCGGAAGGGATAGAGATCAACTACCCGGTGCGCAAGCTGATGTTCCCGCAGAACGGGACGCCCGCGCCCGCGCCACGATTGTTCACGGAGCCGCCGCCCCCGCCGGAGCCTGGGGGCGATGACGAGCCGAAGGGAACGTATCGCGGCAGGCCGATCAAGGGGAAGGTGGGGACGTATGGGAACAGGGCCGACGAGGATGACGACGGCGGGGACTAG
- a CDS encoding pyridoxamine 5'-phosphate oxidase family protein has protein sequence MPRESIALTHDELVAFASNERWCVVATNDEDGGLWADAAACCVADGTFYFRLPRETRAFANILKDDRVCCILERAPAYYEIKGASIHGKASIVINGMLLGSLIPLLERGGDPVSAGARGDVYSLPLTDVASFDFAKIKAKV, from the coding sequence ATGCCCCGCGAAAGCATCGCCCTCACGCACGATGAGCTGGTTGCCTTCGCCTCGAACGAGCGCTGGTGCGTCGTCGCCACCAACGATGAGGATGGCGGCCTCTGGGCCGATGCCGCAGCCTGCTGCGTGGCCGATGGGACCTTCTACTTCCGCCTGCCCAGGGAGACCCGCGCCTTCGCCAATATCCTCAAGGACGACCGCGTCTGCTGCATCCTGGAGCGCGCCCCCGCCTACTACGAGATCAAAGGCGCCTCCATCCACGGCAAGGCCTCTATCGTCATCAACGGGATGCTCCTCGGCTCCCTCATCCCGCTCCTGGAGCGCGGCGGTGATCCCGTCTCCGCGGGCGCCCGCGGAGACGTCTACTCCCTGCCCCTGACCGATGTCGCCAGCTTTGACTTTGCCAAGATCAAGGCCAAGGTCTAG
- a CDS encoding 3-keto-5-aminohexanoate cleavage protein, whose product MKKLIIAVGLNENVTREQNPNVALSPEEIAADVAACVEAGASVIHLHGRDPRTGAPRLNDPDIYLRIFRAIRRVADIPCYPTYLTIPMPERYRHVEALAQDPLCRLEIAPIIGGSVNIIKVDPATNKFVGRTLDDTVLLDPWSAIMHHMEFAKKHDLWVSHDIFEPGMVRNAITLWKMGHYHRPSLLKFFLAENHPFGFPPEPRYLEVFAGMIPKDMDCEWLFLPFGVNYQSALECWTWAIANGGHVRVGLGDNPGGPGYLPTNAERVREIASLARSMGREIATVADVRARFAPIKK is encoded by the coding sequence ATGAAAAAGCTCATCATCGCCGTCGGCCTCAACGAGAACGTCACCCGCGAGCAGAACCCCAACGTCGCCCTCTCGCCTGAGGAGATCGCCGCCGATGTCGCCGCCTGCGTCGAAGCCGGCGCCTCCGTCATCCACCTCCACGGCCGCGACCCACGCACCGGCGCCCCCCGCCTCAACGACCCGGACATCTACCTCCGCATCTTCCGTGCCATCCGGCGCGTGGCCGATATCCCTTGTTACCCCACCTATCTCACCATCCCCATGCCGGAGCGCTACCGCCATGTGGAGGCCCTCGCCCAGGACCCCCTGTGCCGTCTGGAGATCGCCCCCATCATCGGCGGCTCCGTCAACATCATCAAAGTGGACCCGGCTACCAACAAGTTCGTCGGCCGCACGCTGGACGATACCGTCCTCCTCGACCCATGGTCCGCCATCATGCACCACATGGAGTTCGCCAAGAAGCACGATCTCTGGGTCTCCCATGACATCTTCGAGCCCGGCATGGTGCGCAACGCCATCACCCTCTGGAAGATGGGGCACTACCACCGCCCCTCCCTCCTCAAATTCTTCCTGGCGGAGAACCACCCCTTCGGCTTCCCGCCGGAGCCGCGCTACCTGGAGGTCTTCGCCGGCATGATCCCCAAGGACATGGACTGCGAGTGGCTCTTCCTCCCCTTCGGCGTCAACTACCAGTCCGCTCTCGAATGCTGGACATGGGCCATCGCCAATGGCGGTCACGTCCGCGTCGGCCTCGGCGATAACCCCGGCGGCCCCGGCTACCTCCCCACGAACGCCGAGCGCGTCCGCGAGATCGCCTCCCTCGCCCGCAGCATGGGCCGCGAGATCGCCACCGTCGCCGATGTGCGCGCCCGCTTCGCACCCATCAAGAAGTAG
- a CDS encoding CoA transferase, whose amino-acid sequence MSRLPLSHIRVLELGTAIASPYATSLLADAGAEVVKIETERRPDNLRHNFPMLDGVGGVNRSFYFNIINRNKLGLTIDLLHPEGRAHFLKLVGISDVVIENFAAGTMERMGVPYGELRKANPGIIHVSLSGFGATGPTRNYVAYGPLLESVAGFAMLGGYEGGPPSNSAFVYTDYVSALYGAMLALSGLARRQETGQGAYFDVSQAEVTFNAIPDAFLQYAVNGSIPKKKENRDEFIPVHGVYHCKGLEQWVTLGARTEEEWAALCKALGDPAWAQRPEFATPASRVAHQAELNKLIEAWTRRHTPQEATDILQQHGVASAPVYNIQQVYEDPHLRERGMWQEIVHPVIGRRPGYASPAFIHGASREIRKAAPLWAEDNTRIYAELLGMPPADITRLTEAKALV is encoded by the coding sequence ATGAGCAGGCTGCCCCTCTCCCACATCCGCGTCCTGGAGCTTGGCACCGCCATCGCCTCGCCCTACGCCACCTCCCTCCTTGCCGATGCCGGCGCGGAGGTCGTCAAGATCGAAACGGAACGCCGTCCCGATAACCTGCGCCACAACTTCCCCATGCTCGATGGCGTCGGCGGCGTGAACCGCAGCTTCTACTTCAACATCATCAACCGCAACAAACTCGGCCTCACCATAGACCTCCTGCACCCGGAGGGCCGCGCCCACTTCCTCAAGCTCGTCGGCATCAGCGATGTGGTCATAGAAAACTTCGCCGCAGGCACCATGGAGCGCATGGGCGTCCCTTATGGCGAGCTGCGCAAGGCCAACCCCGGCATCATCCACGTCTCCCTCTCCGGCTTCGGCGCCACAGGCCCCACCAGGAACTACGTCGCCTATGGGCCGCTCCTGGAGTCGGTGGCCGGCTTCGCCATGCTTGGCGGCTACGAGGGCGGCCCGCCCTCCAACTCCGCCTTCGTCTACACGGATTACGTCTCCGCCCTCTATGGCGCGATGCTGGCCCTCAGCGGCCTTGCCCGCCGCCAGGAGACCGGCCAAGGCGCCTATTTCGACGTCTCCCAGGCTGAAGTTACCTTCAACGCCATCCCGGACGCCTTTCTTCAGTACGCCGTCAACGGCTCCATCCCAAAGAAGAAAGAGAACCGCGACGAGTTCATCCCCGTCCACGGCGTCTATCACTGTAAGGGACTTGAGCAGTGGGTCACCCTCGGCGCGCGCACGGAAGAGGAGTGGGCCGCTCTCTGCAAAGCCCTGGGCGATCCCGCCTGGGCCCAGCGCCCGGAGTTCGCCACGCCCGCTTCGCGCGTCGCCCATCAGGCCGAGCTGAACAAGCTCATCGAAGCCTGGACCCGCCGGCACACACCCCAGGAGGCGACGGATATCTTGCAGCAGCACGGCGTCGCCTCTGCCCCCGTCTACAACATCCAGCAGGTCTATGAAGACCCCCACCTCCGCGAGCGTGGGATGTGGCAGGAGATCGTCCACCCCGTCATCGGCAGGCGCCCCGGCTACGCCTCGCCCGCCTTCATCCACGGCGCCTCCCGCGAGATCCGCAAAGCCGCGCCCCTTTGGGCGGAGGACAATACCCGCATCTACGCTGAACTGCTCGGCATGCCCCCGGCTGACATCACGCGGCTGACCGAGGCAAAGGCTCTGGTCTAG
- a CDS encoding CoA transferase, whose product MGSSITLTPGLLQTAKIVGAMSPRPFLAGTLVIELGEVYSAPFAGKLLADLGADVIKIESLPKGDPARSMPPFARSPSPGAGPRDTSLMFAWLNANKRSVALNLRTITGRKLLKGLLAKADIFLHNKQPKDLEALGLTYEELHAQFPRLVVASVTPYGQTGPYRNRKAYPSTALHMTGASWYTPQHVDALDEPPLSLPGRPAAVMGGLAVAMGALTAIVSRKVTGQGSHVDVSETESVMPTQSTPVNRFSFDGMVEPRNERIYGIGPFDFFRVKDGWTSIFLVQDAHWNRLVKLMGDPDWSKDPIFKDRRTRAQYKEDVTALMQPWLLEQTNEDFYVKAQAADLPIGPARTIDKTLTDPQFVSRRIFRKARHPATGDMAYLRPPYLTPSLPWQTPAPSPRLGQHTSAVLMSTLGLSRRQLTTLAAQGVIA is encoded by the coding sequence ATGGGGAGCAGTATCACTCTGACGCCCGGCTTGTTGCAAACCGCTAAGATAGTCGGCGCTATGAGCCCTCGGCCATTCCTCGCAGGCACCCTCGTCATCGAGCTCGGCGAAGTCTACAGCGCCCCGTTTGCCGGGAAGCTCCTGGCCGACCTGGGCGCCGATGTCATCAAGATCGAGTCCCTTCCCAAAGGCGACCCCGCTCGCTCCATGCCGCCCTTCGCCAGATCGCCTTCCCCCGGCGCAGGCCCCCGCGATACCAGCCTTATGTTCGCTTGGCTCAACGCTAACAAGCGCAGCGTCGCCCTGAATCTTCGAACGATTACCGGGCGCAAGCTCCTCAAGGGGCTCCTCGCCAAGGCAGACATCTTCCTTCACAACAAGCAGCCGAAAGACCTGGAGGCCCTAGGGCTGACCTACGAGGAACTTCACGCCCAGTTCCCCCGTCTCGTCGTCGCCTCCGTCACCCCCTATGGGCAGACGGGCCCCTACCGCAACCGGAAGGCCTATCCCTCCACCGCCCTGCACATGACCGGGGCCAGCTGGTACACCCCCCAGCACGTAGACGCCCTCGATGAGCCTCCCCTGTCGCTTCCCGGCCGCCCTGCCGCCGTCATGGGCGGCCTTGCTGTGGCGATGGGCGCCCTCACCGCCATCGTCTCGCGAAAGGTCACCGGCCAGGGCAGCCATGTGGACGTCTCCGAGACCGAGTCCGTGATGCCGACCCAATCCACACCCGTCAACCGCTTCTCCTTTGACGGCATGGTGGAGCCACGCAATGAGCGCATCTACGGCATCGGCCCCTTCGATTTCTTCCGCGTCAAGGACGGCTGGACCAGCATCTTCTTGGTGCAGGACGCCCACTGGAACCGCCTGGTCAAGCTCATGGGCGACCCGGATTGGTCCAAGGACCCCATCTTCAAAGACCGGCGCACCCGGGCGCAGTACAAGGAAGACGTCACGGCGCTCATGCAGCCCTGGCTCCTGGAGCAGACGAACGAAGACTTCTACGTGAAGGCCCAAGCCGCCGACCTGCCCATCGGCCCGGCGCGCACCATTGATAAAACCCTTACCGACCCGCAGTTCGTCAGCCGCCGCATCTTCCGCAAGGCGCGCCATCCCGCAACGGGCGATATGGCCTACCTGCGCCCTCCCTATCTCACCCCCAGCCTCCCCTGGCAGACGCCCGCGCCTTCGCCGCGCCTGGGCCAACACACCAGCGCCGTCCTCATGTCCACCCTCGGCCTCTCACGCCGCCAGCTCACGACCCTTGCCGCCCAAGGGGTCATTGCATGA